The Aerosakkonema funiforme FACHB-1375 DNA window CCATACTGCTTCCTACGTAAGCGAGTACGTTACGGTCAGTTTGGGTGTCGCCAGTACGTTTCCTGATTCTGAGTTTTCTCCAGATCGGCTGATTGCAGCAGCTGACGAGGCCCTCTATCGCGCAAAGGCTTTGGGGCGCGATCGCTTTTTTCTTCACAATCTCGATTAAAGTTTTGCTCCCCCACTGTGAAAACGAATGGATTTTTTGTATTGTAAATCACATTACTTACGTATATCGGCAACGCAACTTTACTAAAACTTCACAAAATTGACCGATATAGGTAAGTTTGATAAAAAATTGGTAAATTTTTGCTATGGATGGATGCAGTTATTTATACATTTATACTAATCTAGATGCGAAAGCGAAAATTCAAGGTTAGCAAAAATACTTAAATAATTAGCGCTGAGGATGAAAAGTAAGCCATAATTATTCAGTAGATTTGGATTTTTTCACTCAAATATATGCGCTCTGTATAAAAGTTAACTTTGATATGTTGATTTCGCGAAGCTTAACTGTGGAGTAAAGGTATTTTCTTTTCAGAGAGTATCGATTTCAATAAGCGGAATTACTGACTACCATTTTTTTACTCAAAACTTGCAGAGGCAGTTATGATACGTAATTTTGCGCTAGGAATTGTTTGTACGGGCGTAACTCTTTTGGGAGTTGTGACTGGGCCCGTTGCCGCAGCGACATTCAATTTAGGAAATTTGATCGATAGCAACGGTAGTTTCACTGTTGGTGATAAGCTTTTCAGTGATTTTACGGCGACGATCGGTTGTCAGCCTGCGGTATGCAATCCGGCATTTGTGGGCCCGCTCGATCCCGATTCCATATCGGTAACAACACTGGACACCGGTCTGGAAGGCATACGATTCTCCGGGCCATTTTTCGCCGATGCGAACAACGCGATCGATGTGGTAATTGGCTATTCGGTAGAAGCTTTAGATCCGAATATGGCGATTAGCGATATTCATCTAGCTTTCAACGGTCAACCCATCCCTCCACCACCGATAGGCAACTCAAGAACGTCTGTGGTGGAAACGGTATTTGATGTGGATAATAATATTATTGGCCAGACGTTTGTCTCCAATCCTCCGCCCATACTTGACAATGCGATCGATCTGGATAAACCTGTGAAGAAGGCCAAAGTAGTGAAAGACATCCAACTCAAGGGTGGAACTACTGGATTGGCTACGATTTCTTTTATCGATCAGCGCATCTCTCAAACTAAGGTACCAGAACCGGGTACAGTCGGTAGTTTGGTTCTGTTCGGCTTATGCGGTATGGGTCTGATCCTGAAACGGCAGCGAGAACAAAGTGTAAATTTGCGCTTAGGGGCTGTCTCTAAGGATAACCACAAAGTCTTTAGTTAATCGAGGAAAAGAATACTGCGATCGGATTGAATACTTGTACAAAATATGCTGAACCATATTTTGTACAAGTATTCTCTAATTAAGAGGGTTCCGCTCGTTCCTACTTCCTCTTGCGGCTTGTTGTGGCAGAAATTAATCGTTCCACTCACCACGGGGGGGTACTGGCGTTCGTTGCAGGGTGCGAGTTAGGTCATCATCTCGCCGATCGCCACCTTTAAGCCATTGTCTGATGGCCGATTCAATCACCTTGCTGGGGTCATTGGTGAGGTGCTGAATTTGATCGAATAAATCTGAATCCAAGTGGATAGAAACTTCCACCTTATCATTTGAGCGATGGGTATCTAAAGCTGGTTCTTTCATTTGCAACACAATATTCTAATCGATAATGGTGGAGACCGCAAAACGCGATTAAATCAATCTGCACTGACTGCCTTGTGGGCGGGAGTTTTCAGCAATTGCTATTATGCAGCGCCTATTAATTTTTTGAACTACTTTGCCTTTTATTTAATATTGTACAGGAGCGAGCAAAAAACTGTTACGACCAAAGCTTTTAGTATAACCCATAAACGAATAAATTTATCAGGTCGTTAAACTGTGTCAATTTTTGTGTCAGCCGATCGGCCCTGGATTGCCTGTAGCGCTGGGAATGGAAGAAAGCGATCGAGAATGAAACGCGATCGGCTCTGAAAACATTAAAATATTTTAAGAAAGCTATATTACCTTTGTGCAGCGATCGCCGATCGACCTTAAAGAGAACTGTATGACTGATGTGCCCGTTGCTCGCATTCGCAATTTTTGCATTATCGCCCACATCGACCACGGCAAGTCTACCTTGGCCGATCGTCTGTTGCAAGCTACCGGAACTGTAGCCGATCGAGATATGAAAGCACAGTTCCTCGATAACATGGAGCTAGAACGAGAACGCGGTATTACCATTAAGCTGCAAGCAGCTAGGATGAACTACAAAGCCAAAGATGGGCAGCAATACGTTCTCAATCTCATCGATACCCCCGGTCACGTCGATTTCTCCTACGAGGTCTCCCGCTCTCTCGCTGCGTGTGAAGGCGCTCTGCTGGTGGTGGACGCCTCCCAAGGTGTAGAAGCGCAAACTCTGGCAAATGTTTATCTAGCATTAGAGAATAATCTCGAAATTATCCCGGTTTTGAATAAAATTGATTTACCCGGTGCCGAGCCGGAGCGGGTAAAAAAAGAAATCGAAGAAATCATAGGTTTGGATTGTAGTGGAGCGATTTTAGCTTCAGCGAAAGAAGGAATCGGGATAGACGAAATTCTCGAATCGATCGTACATTTGATACCCGCACCGCAAGATACAGTATCGCAACCCTTGCGAGCGTTGATTTTCGATAGTTATTACGACAGTTACCGAGGCGTAATAGTTTACTTCCGGGTGATGGACGGTACGGTGAAGAAAGGCGATCGCATTCGCTTGATGGCGACGGGGAAAGAGTACGAAATTGACGAGTTAGGCGTCCTTTCCCCCAACCAAATTCAAGTCGGCGAACTGCACGCCGGAGAAGTAGGCTATGTGGCGGCGGCAATTAAAGCGGTGGAAGATGCCCGCGTCGGCGATACAATTACATTGGCATACGAACCAGCCGCCGAACCTTTACCGGGATACGCGCAAGCCAAACCGATGGTATTCTGCGGGATGTTTCCCACCGATGCCGATCGATTTCCAGATTTGCGAGAAGCGTTAGAAAAATTAAAGCTCAACGACGCCGCTTTATCCTACGAACCAGAAACTTCCAGCGCAATGGGATTTGGTTTCCGCTGCGGATTCTTGGGATTGCTGCACATGGAAATTGTGCAAGAACGCCTGGAGAGAGAATACAATCTGGACTTGATTATTACCGCTCCTTCTGTAATTTACAGGGTAACGCCTGTTAAAGGAGAAATTCTCTATATCGACAATCCCAGTCATTTACCAGACCCACAACACCGGGAGAAAATCGAAGAACCCTACGTGCAAGTGGATATGATTACGCCGGAAGAATACGTGGGGACTTTGATGGAATTGTCTCAAACTCGGCGCGGCATTTTCAAGGATATGAAATATCTCACCCAAGGAAGAACCACGTTGAGTTACGAGTTACCTTTGGCGGAAGTCGTGACCGACTTTTTCGATCAAATGAAATCTCGCTCTCGCGGATATGCGAGTATGGAATATCACTTGATCGGTTATCGAGAAAATCCTTTGGTGCGTTTGGATATCTTAATCAACAACGATCCGGTAGATTCTTTGGCGATGATAGTCCACCGAGATAAAGCTTACAACGTGGGTAGAAGTTTGGTGGAAAAACTGAAAGAATTGATTCCCCGTCACCAATTTAAGATACCACTTCAAGCTGCGATCGGCAGTAAAATTATTGCCAGCGAACATATCCCCGCATTGCGAAAAGATGTGTTGGCAAAATGCTACGGCGGCGACATTTCGCGGAAGAAGAAACTGTTGCAAAAACAAGCCAAAGGTAAAAAGCGCATGAAAGCGATCGGTACTGTAGATGTACCCCAAGAAGCTTTTATGGCTGTTTTGCGTTTGGATAAAGAATAGCTTGTTTTTGGTATTGGGTAGTGACAGAGGGAAAAGGGAAATGCTCTTTTCCCTCTTTTTTTTGGTATCTTTCTGTTTGTTTCATCTCATATCCCGTAGCATCGATTGCCAAAAAATGCCTTTCTATTTGCCTTTATCTGCGTTTATCTGCGTTCATCTCTCTTCATCTGCGGTAAAAATTTAACCCCAGATTCTCACAGATAATCTTGAGCATCAGTCTGACATTACCGATGCACCGGACATGATATTAGTGGTTTGAAATGATTCTGCAACGAAAATCTTCTTTGTCTCTGTGTGAATGTTTTAATCCCTGAAAGGGATTTTGGTGGTTTGAAATGTCAAAGATTTGTTAATTCCAGTCATTGAGGATGAAGCACGTTTCAATCCCTGAAAGGGATTTTGGTGGTTTGAAATTTTGCAAACCAGGCGAGAGATTTCACAAGCTAAAGTTTCAATCCCTGAAAGGGATTTTGGTGGTTTGAAATCAAGAGATTTGCAAATTAATTATAGAATATAAAGAGTTTCAATCCCTGAAAGGGATTTTGGTGGTTTGAAATCTGCTGAATTTGTGACTGTTTCGTCAGAGCTTGTTTCAATCCCTGAAAGGGATTTTGGTGGTTTGAAATCGACTGGGGAAAACGAACCGTAGAAGCCTTAGTTTCAATCCCTGAAAGGGATTTTGGTGGTTTGAAATAATCTTGGCTGCACCCATCACAGCGTTGAATCCGGCGACGTTTCAATCCCTGAAAGGGATTTTGGTGGTTTGAAATAAATAGCGAAGTTTTTATGAATTGCATACATTGCGTTTCAATCCCTGAAAGGGATTTTGGTGGTTTGAAATTTCTTCGATATCACAAGGGAGATTGCTTTGTAGTATTCGTTTCAATCCCTGAAAGGGATTTTGGTGGTTTGAAATATATGGATTGGTGGGGAAGCGAATCAGTAAATAGCGTTTCAATCCCTGAAAGGGATTTTGGTGGTTTGAAATGCGATGATGCGGAATTTGCATTCCCATACGAGGCGGTTTCAATCCCTGAAAGGGATTTTGGTGGTTTGAAATCATGGGTTCTGCCGCTCGAACCGGGATTTCTACAGGTTTCAATCCCTGAAAGGGATTTTGGTGGTTTGAAATCAGAGTATTCTAATTTAATCAATTCCCTGACAACGTTTCAATCCCTGAAAGGGATTTTGGTGGTTTGAAATTTGTTGCTTGGCTCATACTGTCTCGAATCGCGACGTTTCAATCCCTGAAAGGGATTTTGGTGGTTTGAAATGGCAACATCCTCAAACCCAGACAGTATGAAGTTTTCAAGGTTCGTTTGCGACTGACAAGATAAAGAATACCATTTCAGGAACCGGCTTGTAAAGTAGGTCTCGAAAATTTTTCGTAAAAGCCAGTAGTGACAAGGCTTCCAGAGACCGCGACTACCACCTTTAGCACCCAAAACCGTCAAAACCTTAGCCAGCAAAGATTTCAGCCAAAATTCAGACATTGCCAACTCAAACACCCCCAGGTAGTCGCAGCGATACAGCTTGGCCAGAGCAGAGAATGCCGAGGATCGATCGCGATCGTACCCCGAAAACATCAGGACTGTCCAGCTTAACCGAGAGGAGTGGGGGCGCTAAAAGTCAAAAGTCAAAAGTCAAAAGTAAGAAATTTTTCCCTCTTCCCTCTTCCTTCTTCCCGACGCCCTAGACCCTCCCGCGAAATAAAATTTTATAAAGACTTATGAAAAAAATCAACCGATTTTGCTGTATCAGAGTAAAGATTTGATGAATCCGGTTAACAAAAGTCGCCTTTTGAGGGATTCTTTGCTAACTTGCTAGTTGTGCAGTCACGCTTTCATATCCGGCAAACAGTAAAATGTCCCAAAGTCTTATCCAAAAATGTCATAAAACGGCAATTTCATCAGAAGCATCTCAACAAGAATGGAATGTCAGCAGACCATAAAGGGTGCAAGCCAGTTATATTTGGAACGGCGGTATTTACTGCTTGACAAAATGTATCATTTGTTAAAAAATTATGAGAATTTTGGTCACTGGTGGTGCTGGGTTTATCGGTTCGCATCTGATCGATCGCCTCATGGAACAAGGACATGAAGTGATTTGCTTGGATAACTTTTATACAGGCCACAAGCGAAATATCCTCAAATGGCTGGATAAACCCTACTTCGAGTTAATCCGCCACGACATCACCGAACCGATTAGGTTGGAAGTGGATCAAATTTATCACCTAGCTTGTCCCGCTTCCCCCGTCCATTATCAATTCAACCCCATCAAAACCGTCAAAACAAACGTGATGGGAACAATGAATATGCTAGGCTTGGCAAAGCGCGTCAAAGCAAGGTTTCTACTTGCTTCCACATCGGAAGTATACGGCGATCCAGAAGAGCATCCCCAAACAGAAGAATACAGAGGCAATGTTAATACTATTGGGATCAGATCCTGTTACGACGAAGGCAAGCGCATCGCAGAAACATTATCTTTTGATTATCACCGAGAAAATAATGTAGAAATTCGCGTAGCGCGAATCTTCAACACCTATGGACCCAGAATGTTAGAAAACGACGGTCGCGTCGTCAGCAACTTTATAGTTCAGTCACTGCGGGGTATCCCCCTGACCGTATATGGAACCGGTTCCCAAACGCGCAGTTTTTGCTACGTTTCCGACTTAGTGGAAGGTTTGATGCGGCTGATGAATGGCGATCGCACCGGGCCGATCAATTTAGGCAATCCGGACGAATACACTATTCTACAACTGGCGCAGAAAATTCAGCAAATGGTGAATCCAAATGTTGAGATTAAGTACGAACCGCTACCGCAAGACGACCCCCGCAAA harbors:
- a CDS encoding PEP-CTERM sorting domain-containing protein (PEP-CTERM proteins occur, often in large numbers, in the proteomes of bacteria that also encode an exosortase, a predicted intramembrane cysteine proteinase. The presence of a PEP-CTERM domain at a protein's C-terminus predicts cleavage within the sorting domain, followed by covalent anchoring to some some component of the (usually Gram-negative) cell surface. Many PEP-CTERM proteins exhibit an unusual sequence composition that includes large numbers of potential glycosylation sites. Expression of one such protein has been shown restore the ability of a bacterium to form floc, a type of biofilm.), translating into MIRNFALGIVCTGVTLLGVVTGPVAAATFNLGNLIDSNGSFTVGDKLFSDFTATIGCQPAVCNPAFVGPLDPDSISVTTLDTGLEGIRFSGPFFADANNAIDVVIGYSVEALDPNMAISDIHLAFNGQPIPPPPIGNSRTSVVETVFDVDNNIIGQTFVSNPPPILDNAIDLDKPVKKAKVVKDIQLKGGTTGLATISFIDQRISQTKVPEPGTVGSLVLFGLCGMGLILKRQREQSVNLRLGAVSKDNHKVFS
- a CDS encoding UDP-glucuronic acid decarboxylase family protein, which translates into the protein MRILVTGGAGFIGSHLIDRLMEQGHEVICLDNFYTGHKRNILKWLDKPYFELIRHDITEPIRLEVDQIYHLACPASPVHYQFNPIKTVKTNVMGTMNMLGLAKRVKARFLLASTSEVYGDPEEHPQTEEYRGNVNTIGIRSCYDEGKRIAETLSFDYHRENNVEIRVARIFNTYGPRMLENDGRVVSNFIVQSLRGIPLTVYGTGSQTRSFCYVSDLVEGLMRLMNGDRTGPINLGNPDEYTILQLAQKIQQMVNPNVEIKYEPLPQDDPRKRQPDITKAKTWLGWQPTIPLEAGLKLTIEDFRARIENSEASTIG
- the lepA gene encoding translation elongation factor 4, which gives rise to MTDVPVARIRNFCIIAHIDHGKSTLADRLLQATGTVADRDMKAQFLDNMELERERGITIKLQAARMNYKAKDGQQYVLNLIDTPGHVDFSYEVSRSLAACEGALLVVDASQGVEAQTLANVYLALENNLEIIPVLNKIDLPGAEPERVKKEIEEIIGLDCSGAILASAKEGIGIDEILESIVHLIPAPQDTVSQPLRALIFDSYYDSYRGVIVYFRVMDGTVKKGDRIRLMATGKEYEIDELGVLSPNQIQVGELHAGEVGYVAAAIKAVEDARVGDTITLAYEPAAEPLPGYAQAKPMVFCGMFPTDADRFPDLREALEKLKLNDAALSYEPETSSAMGFGFRCGFLGLLHMEIVQERLEREYNLDLIITAPSVIYRVTPVKGEILYIDNPSHLPDPQHREKIEEPYVQVDMITPEEYVGTLMELSQTRRGIFKDMKYLTQGRTTLSYELPLAEVVTDFFDQMKSRSRGYASMEYHLIGYRENPLVRLDILINNDPVDSLAMIVHRDKAYNVGRSLVEKLKELIPRHQFKIPLQAAIGSKIIASEHIPALRKDVLAKCYGGDISRKKKLLQKQAKGKKRMKAIGTVDVPQEAFMAVLRLDKE